A genomic window from Microbaculum marinisediminis includes:
- a CDS encoding N-acetylmuramoyl-L-alanine amidase, with amino-acid sequence MTVAFDTRESPNHDARPAGVPVDILLLHYTGMRTAEGALERLCDRDAKVSCHWVVDEDGRIVRLVPEARRAWHAGVASWAGARDINARSVGIEIVNPGHEFGYRDFPDVQIASVIALCADILSRHPIPSHRVLGHSDVAPDRKTDPGERFPWRRLHAAGIGHWVEPAPVTSGPALGPSLGPGDAGAAVAALRHDLAAYGYGLAPGEAYDGETETVVAAFQRHFRPALVDGVADPSTRETLAKLRAALPNG; translated from the coding sequence ATGACCGTGGCGTTCGACACCCGCGAGAGCCCCAATCACGACGCCCGCCCGGCGGGGGTGCCGGTCGATATCCTGCTGCTGCACTACACCGGCATGCGGACCGCCGAGGGGGCGCTGGAGCGGCTGTGCGATCGCGACGCGAAGGTGAGCTGCCACTGGGTGGTCGACGAGGACGGGCGGATCGTGCGGCTGGTGCCCGAGGCGCGGCGGGCCTGGCATGCCGGCGTGGCGTCCTGGGCGGGCGCGCGCGACATCAACGCCCGCTCGGTCGGCATCGAGATTGTCAATCCCGGGCACGAGTTCGGCTACCGCGACTTTCCCGACGTCCAGATCGCTTCAGTGATCGCGCTGTGCGCAGACATCCTGTCGCGCCACCCGATCCCGTCGCACCGCGTGCTCGGCCATTCCGACGTGGCGCCGGATCGCAAGACCGATCCCGGCGAGCGCTTTCCGTGGCGGCGCCTACATGCCGCCGGCATTGGCCACTGGGTCGAGCCGGCGCCCGTGACATCCGGGCCGGCGCTTGGGCCATCGCTCGGGCCGGGGGATGCGGGGGCTGCCGTCGCGGCGCTGCGGCACGACCTGGCGGCCTATGGCTACGGGCTCGCACCGGGGGAGGCCTATGACGGCGAGACGGAAACCGTCGTTGCGGCGTTCCAGCGCCATTTCCGGCCGGCCCTGGTCGACGGCGTCGCCGATCCCTCGACGCGCGAGACGCTGGCCAAATTGCGTGCCGCGCTGCCGAACGGCTGA
- a CDS encoding winged helix DNA-binding protein, with protein sequence MARKRDTSGKSETGSKREASGKREMTGKQAAAEQAGFDRRWHLAETPAEVDMTELEFAVMRTFESFGRWQSECLAGCIDFAASGPENALLHVIRMNDRPKSVKELARLMNRDDIPNIQYSLRKLIAAGLVERSGTARTGVSYSVTPLGHEVTETFAEIRRALLIAAIESVPGFADRLADATRTLNLLTGIYEEVSRVAATHRRPRDGWAT encoded by the coding sequence ATGGCGCGCAAGCGCGACACGTCCGGTAAGAGCGAGACGGGCAGCAAGCGCGAGGCATCAGGCAAACGCGAGATGACGGGCAAGCAGGCCGCGGCGGAGCAGGCGGGCTTCGACCGGCGCTGGCACCTCGCCGAGACGCCGGCCGAGGTGGATATGACCGAGCTCGAGTTCGCGGTGATGCGGACCTTCGAGTCCTTCGGGCGCTGGCAGTCTGAGTGCCTGGCCGGCTGCATCGATTTTGCCGCGAGCGGCCCGGAAAACGCGCTTCTGCACGTCATCCGCATGAACGACCGGCCGAAGAGCGTGAAGGAGCTGGCGCGGCTGATGAACCGCGACGACATCCCCAATATCCAGTACAGCCTGCGCAAGCTGATCGCCGCCGGCCTCGTCGAGCGATCCGGCACGGCGCGCACCGGGGTCAGCTATTCGGTGACGCCGCTCGGCCACGAGGTGACCGAGACGTTCGCCGAGATCCGCCGGGCGCTGCTGATCGCCGCGATCGAGAGCGTGCCCGGTTTCGCGGATCGGCTGGCGGATGCGACGCGGACCCTGAACCTGCTCACCGGCATCTACGAGGAGGTCTCGCGCGTCGCGGCCACGCACCGGCGGCCGCGCGACGGCTGGGCGACCTGA
- a CDS encoding flavin reductase family protein: protein MHAVLPRAADLSDPLAEDFRLAMRRLAGHVAIVAAGAGDTLTGMTVTSVASLSVTPPAVTVSIAKTASLHALLGEGSHFGVSGLTHAHRDLADRFAGRHGLSGPQRFAAGDWRGLHEGAPTLSDAAFALRCTIERIVDWHTHSIVVGRVDGVAVGPGDGADCGGLVYRNGSYAVTDILA from the coding sequence ATGCATGCCGTCCTGCCCCGCGCGGCGGATCTGTCCGATCCTCTCGCCGAGGATTTCCGCCTTGCCATGCGCCGGCTCGCCGGCCATGTCGCGATCGTCGCGGCCGGCGCCGGCGACACGCTCACCGGCATGACGGTAACCTCGGTCGCCTCGCTCTCGGTCACGCCGCCCGCCGTCACCGTCTCGATCGCCAAGACCGCCTCGCTGCATGCCCTGCTTGGCGAGGGCAGCCATTTCGGCGTCAGCGGCCTGACCCACGCCCACCGCGACCTTGCCGACCGCTTCGCCGGACGGCACGGGCTGAGCGGGCCCCAGCGCTTTGCCGCCGGCGACTGGCGCGGTCTCCACGAGGGGGCGCCGACACTGTCCGACGCGGCCTTCGCGCTGCGCTGCACCATCGAACGGATCGTCGACTGGCACACCCATTCGATCGTCGTCGGCCGGGTCGACGGCGTTGCCGTGGGCCCCGGCGACGGGGCCGACTGTGGCGGGCTCGTCTACCGCAATGGCAGCTACGCCGTGACCGATATCCTCGCATGA
- a CDS encoding Crp/Fnr family transcriptional regulator, producing MIDPFYDFPRDVAARLDAVCRWRRVEADTLVIDAACGALHGVFVLAEGEVDVHRRDGSGEIIHLRRLEAVSCFGEFAALHGAPGAASVRTLTPCVIAEIDPATFVALLNEFPMLSIRLLRRAESRLKSLDEDMVCLRLARKRIDEAYRNAVLRTL from the coding sequence ATGATCGATCCTTTTTACGACTTTCCGCGCGACGTCGCCGCGCGTCTTGATGCCGTGTGCCGCTGGCGCCGCGTCGAGGCCGACACGTTGGTGATCGACGCGGCGTGCGGGGCACTGCACGGGGTATTCGTGCTGGCGGAAGGGGAGGTCGACGTGCATCGGCGCGACGGCTCGGGCGAGATCATCCATCTGCGGCGGCTCGAGGCCGTCTCCTGCTTCGGCGAATTCGCGGCGCTTCACGGCGCGCCGGGGGCCGCGAGCGTGCGCACGCTGACGCCCTGCGTGATCGCGGAGATCGATCCGGCGACGTTCGTCGCCCTGCTCAACGAATTTCCGATGCTGTCGATCAGGCTCCTGCGCCGGGCGGAGTCGCGTCTCAAATCCCTCGACGAGGACATGGTTTGCCTGCGGCTCGCCCGCAAACGGATCGATGAGGCCTATCGCAACGCCGTCTTGCGGACGTTGTGA
- a CDS encoding lytic transglycosylase domain-containing protein — translation MTKYIRLASGLAGLGIAVSVGMAPGLAGAESFAGHDDATEIRAGKVAGTTTKKTTAMGFTGSTGTKTFRLSTNAAGARYGRADAASTPVGAGSPSAGKTEPEAKAAAATSARPYHAQIAKHAKANGVPVALALAVVRVESNYRPGARGRAGEVGLMQIKPQTARGMGFSGSTKALYDPETNLRWGMKYLAGAYKRAGGDTCGTIMRYQGGHYAKRMSRVAVGYCAKVKRHMAGKWA, via the coding sequence ATGACAAAATATATCCGTTTGGCAAGCGGACTGGCTGGACTTGGCATCGCGGTGAGCGTGGGCATGGCCCCGGGGCTCGCCGGCGCCGAGTCGTTCGCCGGGCACGACGATGCCACCGAGATTCGTGCCGGCAAGGTCGCGGGCACGACGACGAAGAAAACCACCGCGATGGGCTTCACCGGTTCGACCGGAACGAAGACCTTCCGGCTGTCGACGAATGCGGCCGGCGCGCGCTATGGCCGTGCCGACGCGGCGTCGACGCCGGTCGGGGCCGGCTCGCCGTCCGCCGGCAAGACGGAACCGGAAGCGAAAGCGGCCGCCGCCACGTCGGCGCGTCCCTATCACGCGCAGATCGCGAAGCATGCGAAGGCCAACGGCGTGCCCGTGGCGCTGGCGCTGGCGGTCGTGCGGGTGGAATCCAACTACAGGCCGGGCGCACGCGGCCGTGCCGGCGAGGTCGGCCTGATGCAGATCAAGCCGCAGACCGCGCGCGGCATGGGCTTCTCCGGCTCCACCAAGGCGCTCTACGATCCCGAGACCAATCTGCGCTGGGGCATGAAGTACCTGGCCGGCGCCTACAAGCGTGCCGGCGGCGACACCTGCGGCACGATCATGCGCTACCAGGGCGGCCACTACGCCAAGCGCATGTCGCGGGTCGCGGTCGGCTACTGCGCCAAGGTGAAGCGTCACATGGCCGGCAAGTGGGCCTGA
- a CDS encoding LLM class flavin-dependent oxidoreductase: MSTRTNPMFAEKRFKLGTFSSNCSSGMSVTKVPERWDNSFDNNIKLAKLLDDAGIDFMLPIARWIGYGGETDFHGSVLETMTWAAGLLAKTENIAVFATIHTAANNPVVVAKQIATIDQLSHGRAGLNIVAGWNKPEYDALGLTLPDDHETRYGYAQEWFDVVQKLWTSTERFDWNGDYFKLKGVKGDPRPVDGRPPIINAAGSPQGRDFATKNANFLFTPAIDLDRSKEEIGELKTQAEAKGREVDVLTFSHVVCRPTEEEAKSYAEYFARENADWDAVDNLVNLQFAHAHSFPHDLLALIRDRMAMGHGGFPLIGTPEQVANGILQLVDAGFGGTTLSFVDYVEEFPYFRDTVLPILKEKGIR, encoded by the coding sequence ATGTCGACCAGAACCAATCCGATGTTCGCCGAGAAACGCTTCAAGCTCGGCACCTTTTCCTCCAACTGCTCGAGCGGCATGAGCGTCACCAAGGTGCCGGAGCGCTGGGACAATTCCTTCGACAACAACATCAAGCTCGCCAAGCTGCTCGACGACGCCGGCATCGACTTCATGCTGCCGATCGCCCGCTGGATCGGCTATGGCGGCGAGACCGATTTCCACGGCAGCGTGCTCGAGACCATGACCTGGGCCGCCGGCCTGCTCGCCAAGACCGAGAACATCGCCGTCTTCGCCACCATCCACACCGCCGCCAACAATCCCGTCGTCGTCGCCAAGCAGATCGCCACCATCGACCAGCTCAGCCACGGCCGCGCCGGCCTGAACATCGTCGCCGGCTGGAACAAGCCGGAATACGACGCCCTCGGCCTCACCCTGCCCGACGACCACGAGACCCGTTACGGCTATGCCCAGGAATGGTTCGACGTCGTCCAGAAGCTGTGGACCTCGACCGAGCGCTTCGACTGGAACGGCGACTACTTCAAGCTGAAGGGCGTCAAGGGCGATCCCCGCCCGGTCGACGGCCGCCCGCCGATCATCAACGCCGCCGGCTCGCCGCAGGGCCGCGACTTCGCCACCAAGAACGCCAACTTCCTGTTCACGCCGGCGATCGATCTCGACCGCTCGAAGGAGGAGATCGGCGAACTCAAGACCCAGGCGGAAGCGAAGGGACGCGAGGTCGACGTGCTGACCTTCTCGCACGTCGTCTGCCGCCCGACCGAGGAAGAGGCGAAGTCCTACGCCGAGTACTTCGCCCGCGAGAACGCCGACTGGGATGCCGTCGACAACCTGGTGAACCTCCAGTTCGCCCACGCCCACTCCTTCCCGCACGATCTGCTGGCGCTGATCCGCGACCGCATGGCGATGGGCCACGGCGGATTCCCGCTGATCGGCACGCCGGAGCAGGTCGCCAACGGCATCCTGCAGCTCGTCGACGCGGGCTTCGGCGGCACCACGTTGTCCTTCGTCGACTATGTCGAGGAGTTCCCCTACTTCCGCGACACGGTCTTGCCGATCCTGAAGGAAAAGGGCATCCGCTAA
- a CDS encoding DUF3124 domain-containing protein yields MSWFNRSFVRLSSLVSSLLLAAFLTGGTAVAQEATSTGQTVYVPVYSAIGFVSTERFDVAVTLSFRNLDQAAPITIRSSVYYDSDGKEIRDLLNGPTTLGPFGSAQILIRQQDFSGDVGANVVVEWSSETAVTPPLFEAVMVGARGTQAFAFTSRGVVLD; encoded by the coding sequence ATGTCCTGGTTCAATCGATCTTTTGTTCGCCTGTCGTCCCTGGTGTCGTCATTGCTACTGGCCGCATTCCTGACAGGGGGCACGGCGGTCGCGCAGGAGGCGACGTCGACCGGGCAGACCGTCTACGTGCCGGTCTATTCGGCGATCGGCTTCGTCTCGACCGAGCGGTTCGACGTCGCGGTGACGCTGAGCTTCCGCAACCTCGATCAGGCGGCGCCGATCACGATCAGGTCGTCCGTCTACTACGACAGCGACGGCAAGGAGATCCGGGACCTGCTCAACGGCCCGACGACGCTGGGGCCGTTCGGCTCGGCGCAGATCCTCATCCGGCAGCAGGATTTCAGCGGTGACGTCGGCGCCAACGTCGTCGTCGAATGGTCGTCCGAGACGGCGGTGACGCCGCCGCTGTTCGAGGCCGTTATGGTCGGCGCTCGCGGGACGCAGGCCTTCGCCTTCACCAGCCGCGGCGTGGTGCTGGACTAG
- a CDS encoding alkene reductase — protein MTDDTRRLFEPVAFGDLPLPNRIVMAPMTRNRAGPDNVPGPLTATYYAQRASAGLIVTEATQVSPQGQSYPATPGLHGQDQVEGWRAVVDAVHAAGGRIVAQLCHGGRISHPTFQPGGARPVAPSAIAPAGHIYGPDWSKRAYEVPVALDRVGIEAIVRDFATAAANARAAGFDGIEIHAGNGYLVDQFLRDGSNRRDDAYGGPPERRARFLAEVVEAIADRVGGARLGVRFSPWNGYNDMADSAPERLFPIAAKSVAPFGLAYVHVVEPVGTAPSIGRRIADAAATKLIVNGGYDGETAAVAVGSGDADAVAFAKPFIANPDLPARIAAGRPFAEADKATIYGGGARGYTDYPGDDGA, from the coding sequence ATGACCGACGATACCCGCCGCCTGTTCGAGCCGGTCGCGTTCGGCGACCTGCCCCTGCCGAACCGCATCGTCATGGCGCCGATGACCCGCAATCGCGCCGGCCCGGACAACGTGCCTGGCCCGCTGACCGCGACCTACTACGCCCAGCGCGCCTCCGCCGGCCTCATCGTCACCGAGGCGACGCAGGTGAGCCCGCAGGGCCAGAGCTATCCGGCGACGCCCGGCCTGCACGGCCAAGACCAGGTCGAGGGCTGGCGCGCCGTGGTCGACGCCGTGCACGCGGCCGGCGGCCGGATCGTCGCGCAGCTCTGCCATGGCGGACGCATCTCGCACCCCACCTTCCAGCCGGGCGGCGCCCGCCCGGTCGCCCCGTCGGCCATCGCGCCGGCCGGACACATCTACGGACCGGACTGGAGCAAGCGCGCCTACGAGGTTCCGGTGGCGCTCGACCGCGTCGGCATCGAGGCGATCGTGCGCGACTTCGCCACGGCCGCTGCGAACGCGCGCGCGGCCGGCTTCGACGGCATCGAGATCCACGCCGGCAACGGCTATCTGGTCGACCAGTTCCTGCGCGACGGTTCGAACCGCCGCGACGACGCCTATGGCGGCCCGCCGGAGCGGCGTGCGCGGTTCCTGGCCGAGGTGGTGGAGGCCATCGCGGACCGTGTCGGCGGGGCCCGCCTGGGCGTCCGCTTCTCGCCCTGGAACGGCTACAACGACATGGCCGACAGCGCGCCCGAGCGGCTGTTCCCGATCGCCGCCAAGTCGGTCGCACCGTTCGGCCTCGCCTATGTCCATGTGGTCGAGCCGGTCGGCACAGCCCCGTCGATCGGCCGCAGGATCGCCGATGCGGCGGCAACGAAGCTGATCGTCAACGGCGGGTACGATGGGGAGACGGCGGCCGTAGCTGTCGGATCGGGCGACGCGGACGCGGTGGCCTTCGCCAAGCCCTTCATCGCCAATCCCGACCTGCCCGCCCGCATCGCCGCGGGCCGGCCGTTCGCCGAGGCCGACAAGGCGACGATCTACGGCGGCGGCGCCAGGGGATATACCGACTATCCCGGCGACGACGGCGCATAG